One segment of Patulibacter sp. SYSU D01012 DNA contains the following:
- a CDS encoding FHA domain-containing protein — MAVHCPECGFVVGEAANFCPKCGAYLADMTAPVEATTATYHLQDSGEIAALDVAALQQAGGAALVVRAGGGREGESVPLTGERVTIGRRPSSDLFLDDVTVSRDHALVVSRADGWHLDDLGSLNGTYVNRRRIDSALLRDGDEVQVGKFKLTFLGH, encoded by the coding sequence ATGGCGGTCCACTGCCCCGAGTGCGGGTTCGTCGTCGGCGAGGCGGCGAACTTCTGCCCCAAGTGCGGCGCGTACCTCGCCGACATGACGGCCCCCGTCGAGGCGACGACCGCGACGTACCACCTGCAGGACTCCGGCGAGATCGCGGCGCTCGACGTCGCCGCGCTGCAGCAGGCCGGCGGCGCCGCCCTGGTCGTGCGCGCCGGCGGCGGCCGCGAGGGCGAGTCGGTGCCGCTCACCGGCGAGCGCGTCACGATCGGCCGGCGCCCCAGCAGCGACCTGTTCCTCGACGACGTGACCGTCTCGCGCGACCACGCGCTCGTGGTGTCGCGGGCGGACGGCTGGCACCTGGACGACCTGGGCTCGCTCAACGGCACCTACGTCAACCGCCGGCGCATCGACAGCGCGCTGCTGCGGGACGGCGACGAGGTGCAGGTGGGCAAGTTCAAGCTGACGTTCCTCGGCCACTGA
- a CDS encoding MerR family transcriptional regulator codes for MADDERTGPPPSGDAVPVATPVRGGRPLTIGQVCKLLGSEFPDISISKIRYLEEQKLLTPRRTSGGYRLFTTEDVERLRTILRLQRDEFLPLRVIRQELAAGRGQDAPRVGGAPEPDGEPAAHRAGPITLRGGGTAVHTVEQLCDDTRATPALVKELRDFGVIQGTTRDGAIVFDDDEREIVRAAVELSRYGVGGRHLRVLRSSADREGALLEQLLGPALRSRSQERRTEAVEALETLAATTMRLKHLLLVRDLRRLVP; via the coding sequence GTGGCCGACGACGAGCGCACCGGACCCCCGCCGTCCGGCGATGCCGTCCCCGTCGCCACGCCCGTGCGCGGCGGCCGGCCGCTGACGATCGGGCAGGTCTGCAAGCTCCTCGGGAGCGAGTTCCCCGACATCTCGATCTCGAAGATCCGCTACCTGGAGGAGCAGAAGCTCCTGACGCCGCGGCGCACCTCCGGCGGGTACCGGCTGTTCACGACCGAGGACGTCGAGCGGCTGCGCACGATCCTGCGCCTGCAGCGCGACGAGTTCCTGCCCCTGCGCGTCATCCGTCAGGAGCTCGCCGCCGGGCGCGGACAGGACGCCCCGCGGGTCGGCGGCGCCCCGGAGCCCGACGGCGAGCCGGCGGCGCACCGCGCCGGCCCGATCACCCTGCGGGGCGGCGGCACCGCCGTCCACACCGTCGAGCAGCTGTGCGACGACACGCGCGCCACGCCGGCGCTCGTCAAGGAGCTGCGCGACTTCGGCGTGATCCAGGGCACGACCCGCGACGGCGCCATCGTCTTCGACGACGACGAGCGCGAGATCGTGCGCGCCGCCGTCGAGCTGTCGCGCTACGGCGTCGGCGGGCGGCACCTGCGCGTCCTGCGCAGCTCGGCCGACCGGGAGGGCGCGCTGCTCGAGCAGCTGCTCGGTCCGGCGCTGCGCTCGCGCAGCCAGGAGCGGCGGACGGAGGCGGTCGAGGCGCTCGAGACGCTGGCCGCCACCACCATGCGGCTCAAGCACCTGCTCCTCGTGCGCGACCTGCGACGCTTGGTGCCGTGA
- a CDS encoding adenine phosphoribosyltransferase — MSTAPSSPDDDFDLRSCVVDLPDHPVPGVTFRDITPIFADPRALAVAVDRMATATRDLGVQQVIGAEARGFLLGPALARELDAGFILARKPGKLPRDTIAVTYDLEYGQDELQVHADLLAPGTRVLVHDDLLATGGTASALCRLVERLGGEVVGLSFIVELAFLKGRDALAPHEVRSLITYED, encoded by the coding sequence GTGAGCACCGCACCGTCCTCGCCCGACGACGACTTCGACCTGCGCTCCTGCGTCGTCGACCTGCCGGACCACCCGGTCCCGGGCGTCACGTTCCGCGACATCACGCCGATCTTCGCCGACCCGCGGGCGCTGGCGGTGGCCGTCGACCGCATGGCGACCGCCACCCGGGACCTGGGCGTCCAGCAGGTGATCGGCGCGGAGGCGCGCGGGTTCCTGCTCGGCCCGGCGCTGGCGCGGGAGCTCGACGCCGGGTTCATCCTGGCCCGCAAGCCCGGGAAGCTGCCGCGGGACACCATCGCCGTCACCTACGACCTGGAGTACGGGCAGGACGAGCTGCAGGTGCACGCCGACCTGCTGGCTCCCGGAACGCGCGTGCTCGTCCACGACGACCTGCTGGCCACCGGCGGCACCGCGTCGGCGCTGTGCCGGCTCGTGGAGCGCCTGGGCGGCGAGGTCGTCGGCCTGTCGTTCATCGTCGAGCTGGCGTTCCTCAAGGGGCGCGACGCGCTCGCGCCACACGAGGTCCGCTCGCTCATCACGTACGAGGACTGA
- a CDS encoding SRPBCC domain-containing protein — MGARADAEADRVLDATPEQVWAQIADGRRVAAWWPLAERAEDVQGGRFTLVLRSSRGVPVRTDWRVVVSRRPDRQRWEQDLAGTPFAGTLRRSAVELRLEPADGGRCRVTVAVEREMTRGGLAARVFGRRAARRHAGDAAARLARAVAAAG, encoded by the coding sequence GTGGGCGCGCGCGCCGACGCCGAGGCCGACCGCGTCCTGGACGCGACGCCGGAGCAGGTCTGGGCGCAGATCGCGGACGGGCGGCGCGTCGCGGCGTGGTGGCCGCTCGCCGAGCGGGCCGAGGACGTGCAGGGCGGCCGCTTCACCCTCGTCCTGCGGTCCAGTCGCGGCGTGCCGGTGCGGACGGACTGGCGCGTCGTCGTCTCGCGACGGCCCGACCGCCAGCGGTGGGAGCAGGACCTGGCCGGCACGCCCTTCGCCGGCACCCTGCGGCGGTCCGCCGTCGAGCTGCGCCTGGAGCCGGCCGACGGCGGCCGGTGCCGCGTCACGGTGGCCGTCGAGCGCGAGATGACGCGCGGCGGCCTGGCGGCGCGGGTCTTCGGGCGCCGCGCCGCGCGGCGTCACGCCGGCGACGCCGCCGCGCGCCTGGCGCGGGCCGTCGCCGCCGCCGGCTAG
- a CDS encoding PaaI family thioesterase, producing MELQPRIPLDRTLDGHLGLVYGDSGDGWIEATLPVADHVRQPMGLVHGGVYAAIAESLTSWATATGVHEDGMVAQGLSNSTNFLRPCLEGTIHARAERLHRGRTTWVWDVRCADDEGRVCAITRMVIAVRPAA from the coding sequence ATGGAGCTCCAGCCGCGCATCCCGCTCGACCGCACCCTCGACGGCCACCTCGGCCTCGTCTACGGCGACTCGGGCGACGGCTGGATCGAGGCGACGCTGCCGGTGGCCGACCACGTGCGTCAGCCCATGGGGCTCGTCCACGGCGGCGTGTACGCGGCCATCGCGGAGTCGCTGACCTCGTGGGCCACGGCGACGGGCGTCCACGAGGACGGGATGGTCGCGCAGGGCCTGTCGAACAGCACGAACTTCCTCCGGCCCTGCCTGGAGGGCACGATCCACGCGCGGGCGGAGCGGCTGCACCGGGGGCGCACGACGTGGGTGTGGGACGTGCGCTGCGCCGACGACGAGGGGCGCGTCTGCGCGATCACCCGCATGGTGATCGCGGTGCGCCCCGCCGCGTGA
- a CDS encoding iron-containing alcohol dehydrogenase, translating to MPLVLPRSTWIEPGARRRVAEEAARLDAARALLVTDAHLRAAGVADEVAGLLRDGGFAVEVFDEVEPDPSDATVDEGRARLVAHEADVVVAVGGGSVLDAAKAIAVRGANPGPLRDRQGYGRLSGAGLPVVALPTTAGTGSEATRVVVITDTATDTKMMLLDDRLVPAVALVDVELSATMPPALTAHVGVDTLTHGIEAYVSRRATPETDELAGSCVALCGAHLEAAWRDGRDLDARAGMARAAYEGGAAFSNSSVCLVHGMSRPLGALFHVPHGLSNAVLLPTVTAYSLPGAPARYADVARLLGVAAGGASDEAAGAALLDALEGLNARLEIPRLRDLRGMDRERFEAALPKMARDALDSGSPERNPVVPTAEEIEELYRRAW from the coding sequence ATGCCTCTGGTCCTCCCCCGGTCGACGTGGATCGAGCCCGGCGCCCGCCGGCGCGTGGCCGAGGAGGCGGCGCGGCTCGACGCCGCCCGGGCGCTCCTGGTGACGGACGCGCACCTCCGCGCCGCCGGCGTGGCCGACGAGGTCGCGGGCCTGCTGCGCGACGGCGGCTTCGCCGTCGAGGTCTTCGACGAGGTGGAGCCCGACCCGTCCGACGCGACGGTCGACGAGGGCCGCGCGCGCCTGGTGGCGCACGAGGCCGACGTCGTCGTGGCGGTCGGCGGCGGCAGCGTCCTGGACGCCGCGAAGGCGATCGCCGTGCGCGGCGCCAACCCCGGCCCCCTCCGCGACCGGCAGGGCTACGGCCGGCTCTCCGGCGCCGGCCTGCCGGTCGTCGCCCTGCCCACGACGGCGGGCACGGGCAGCGAGGCCACCCGCGTCGTGGTCATCACGGACACGGCGACGGACACGAAGATGATGCTGCTCGACGACCGCCTGGTCCCGGCCGTGGCGCTCGTGGACGTCGAGCTGTCCGCGACGATGCCCCCGGCGCTGACCGCGCACGTCGGCGTGGACACGCTCACGCACGGGATCGAGGCGTACGTCTCGCGCCGTGCGACCCCGGAGACCGACGAGCTGGCGGGCTCGTGCGTCGCGCTCTGCGGCGCGCACCTCGAGGCCGCATGGCGCGACGGCCGCGACCTGGACGCGCGGGCGGGCATGGCCCGCGCCGCATACGAGGGCGGCGCCGCCTTCTCGAACAGCTCCGTCTGCCTCGTGCACGGGATGAGCCGGCCGCTCGGCGCGCTCTTCCACGTTCCGCACGGGCTCTCGAACGCCGTCCTCCTCCCCACCGTCACGGCCTACTCGCTGCCGGGCGCCCCCGCGCGGTACGCCGACGTGGCGCGGCTGCTCGGCGTCGCCGCTGGCGGCGCGTCGGACGAGGCGGCCGGCGCGGCGCTGCTCGACGCCCTCGAGGGCCTGAACGCGCGGCTCGAGATCCCGCGGCTGCGCGACCTGCGCGGCATGGACCGCGAGCGCTTCGAGGCCGCCCTTCCGAAGATGGCCCGGGACGCCCTGGACTCCGGCAGCCCGGAGCGCAACCCGGTGGTGCCCACGGCGGAGGAGATCGAGGAGCTCTACCGCCGCGCCTGGTGA